CATTGCTGAAAAAAGAACTTGAAATAGAACTTCATGAGCTTCAGGAAAGCTGGCATTTCTCTTCACTGGAAAGGATTTTCATCGAAAACAGGATCTATCATGATATTGAAGAAGTGAAAACCTGGGAAGATGTTTTGAAAACCATCGACAAAGGATTGAAGCCTCATACCAAGCATCTTTTAAGAGCAGTGACAGAAGAAGATCTTTTAAGATTAACCGAGATCAGGATCAAGAGAATTTCGAGATTTGATTTAGATAAATTTAAAGAAAATATAGCCTCTCTTGAAGGTAAAATAGAGCAGGTAAAACATCATCTTGCCAATCTGATAGCCTATGCTATTGAGTATTATCTGAATATCCAGAAAAAATACGGAAAAGATAGACAGAGAAAAACAGAACTTAGAATCTTTGATACCATTGATGCAACCAAAGTAGCTGTTGCCAATGAGAAGTTCTATGCTAATTTTGAAGAAGGCTTTATCGGAACATCATTGAAGAAAGATCAGTATATGTTTGATTGTTCAGATATTGATGATATCATTACTTTCAGAAAAGACGGCAGCATGAAGGTGGTAAAGGTGGAAGCTAAAACATTTATCGGAAAAGATATTCTCCACGTTGCCATATGGAAGAAAAATGACAAGCGAACTGTGTACAACATGATCTACCGTGAAGGCAGGGAAGGTCCTTATTACATGAAACGTTTCTCTGTAACCGGGGTTACCAGAAATACAGACTATCCGTTAGCTTCAGATAAAAAAGGTTCAGAAACATTATACTTTTCAGCCAACCCGAATGGAGAAGCAGAAACCGTTACAGTTCTTTTAAAGCCAAATCCTAGAATCAGAAAGAATAAAATGGAGATCAATTTCTCTGATCTTGCGATTAAAGGACGTGATTCTAAAGGAAACCTGGTGACCAAATATGCAGTGAAGAAGGTAGACCTTAAAGAAGAAGGCGTTTCTACACTGGCTCCAAGAAGAATCTGGTTTGATGATACGGTAAGAAGACTGAATGCTGATGTAAGGGGTACCTTATTGGGCAGTTTCAAAGGAGATGATAAGATATTAACAATCAATACCAATGGAGAAGTAAAGCTAGTTTCTTTTGATTTAGGAAACCGTTTTGATGATGATTATCTGGTATTGGAAAAATGGAAGCCTGAGCAGCCCATTACTTGTATTTATTATGATGGTGAAAAGCAGATCTATTTTATCAAAAGATTCCTGCTGGAAAATACAGTGAATGTACAGACCTTTATGCCATCTGAACATCCGAATTCATTCATAGAGAATGTCATCGTTGCCAATGATGTAACGGCAGAAATTATTTTTGCAAAAGATAAAGGGAAAGAACGGGATCCGGAAACCATTAATATCGACGAATTTATTACCATAAAAGGAATAAAAGCGATAGGAAATCAGTTTACGAAATTTAAGATAAAAGCCATTAATATTACAATTCCCGAACCTGTAGAAGAAGAGCCGGAAGTATATGAAGATCCGGAACCAGCCGGGGATATGGATGAAGATGGAGGAATCATCGGAGATCTTTTCCAGGGTGAAGAAGAAAATGAAGCCGAGTAGGAGATACCAGCTTCTATTTAACAGTAAATAAAAACATCAGATGGATATATTTGTTTTGATTATTATTGCCGTTACTTGTGTATTCAGTTACATGGGGTTCAATAATACCGTTTTATTTGAAAAATATAAATTCAATGTTGGAGCAATTACCAACCGTAAAGAATATATAAGGCTGATAAGTTCTGCATTTTTGCATGCAGATTTTATGCACCTGTTTTTTAATATGCTTTCCCTATACTTCTTTCAGGGAGTGGTGGTTCACTTTTTTGGAAAAGTTGGATTCTTGATTATCTATTTCGGATCAATGATTCTTGGAAACCTATTTAGCTTACAGATTTACCAGAAACAGCCTTGGTATTCCGCTATCGGAGCTTCAGGAGCTGTTTCAGGAATTATTTTTGCATCCATTGCGATGGCTCCGAATGAGATCAGTGTAAACTTCTTACCGGGATGGTTATTTGGGACATTGTATTTCGGATATTCTGTTTACATGATGCTGAACCCTAAACAATGGGACAACCTGGGACATGCTGCCCATCTTGGAGGAGCATTTTTCGGGCTTGTATATTCTATTGTATTACACCCGCAGCTGGCCATGAGTAATATTTTATATCTCGGAGTCATGTCACTACCATTGATTTACCTGGGATACCAGATTTTTATCAGGAAGCGAATAAGATAAAAGCTTTTTTAATCTAAAATATCAAAACCAATGAACACATCAGAATTCAATAGTTTCATCGTGATACTTATCTATGGTTCATTGGTTTTGCTTTCTCTGCTGAACATTGCCAATCCTTTAAAGGTTAACCGGAAAGCCAATTTCTGGTTCGGAATTTTTCTCTTTCTTTGGTCTACGTTCTGGCTGGATGAAGTTCTTTTCCTCATAACTGGCTCAGTTATAGAATTTCACTCCTTATTCCCGATCCGGATTGTACAATATCTGACTCCTGTCTTTTTTTATTTCAGCGTATTATTTCATACCAATCCCTCTTTTAGATTTAAAATAACAGATGTAAAATTTCTGGTATTGCCAGCAGTATTTGTTGTATTTCTTGTATTGGTTAAACTGGGGTATACTCATCCTTTTGAGTTTCTAAGTATCATCCTGATCTTGGTCCAGGCATTGTTTTATACTGTTCTTTCTTATATCACCATCAGAAAACATCAGCGAAACATCCAGCAGTTTTCTTCCAATACCGAAGGAATTAATCTGAACTGGCTGGAATATATTATCTTGGTCATTCTTGCAGTGAATATTATTTATGTAGTATACAATCTGTTTTATGATCCTAAATCTTTAAATTTCTTTATCAATGCAGTATTCCTGGTGGTCATTTATTGCGTTGGGTATTATTCATTAAAACAGAAAGAGATTTATCCGTTAGAAGAAAAACAACGTGAAGAATTAATCTCTATTCAGGATGATGTTGACTCTGAAGAGGTAAAAAGGAAACTGATGCCGGATGAAGAACTCATAAGAATCAAAACGCAGCTTGAACATATGATGGAAACTAAGAAGCCCTATCTGGATAGTGATTTGAATCTCATCAAACTGGCAGATATGCTTACTGTTACTACTCATCATTTATCTTATGTTATCAATACTGGTTTTCAAAAGAATTTTTTCCAATATGTGAATGAATTCAGGGTTGAATATGCGAAACAGCTTCTTAAAGATTCCGGAAGTAAATTATCCATTCTGGGAATCGCTTATGAGTCAGGTTTCAATTCCAAGACTTCCTTCAATACCACTTTCAAAAAAGTGACCGGGCAAACTCCTTCCGAATTCAAAAAATAAGTTCCGATTTATAAACTTTTACTTTGTAAATATGTTTAATTTGTTGATTATTAGCTGTTTGATTTTGATTTATTTTTAGATTGAAAATAGGTTCGTTCAGATAATCCGGAACATTCAAAGGAGTTTTCCATGATAGCTTTGTACCGTAAAATTTAATCTTATGGATACCAAAGAATCATACGCTGTGGTGACGGGAGCAAGTCAGGGACTGGGAAAAGCCTTCGCTGAAAACCTGGCCAGAAAAAATATCAATCTTATTCTGGTAAGTCTTCCCGGTCAGAATTTAAAAGAACTTTCCCGGAATCTTGAAGAAAAGTACCCTATAAAAGCTTATTGCTATGAAGTAGACCTTTCCATTAATGAAAACGTAATGAAGCTTACAGAATGGCTTAATTCGTCTTTTAATATCCATATCCTGATTAATAATTCAGGTCTTGGAGGAACAAAGAAGTTCACTGAAGCTACACCGGATTATATCAACACCATTTTGCAGGTCAACGTAACCGCAACTTCTCTTATTACCCATCAGCTATTACCTAATCTTTTGAAACAGCCTAAAGCATATATTTTAAATGTTTCAAGTATGGCTGCATTCTCTCCTATAGGCTTTAAGACTGTATATCCGGCCTCCAAAAGCTTTATTCATTCCTTTTCAAGAGGGCTGCATGAAGAATTAAAAGATACAAATGTTTTTGTAAGCGTTGTGAACCCTGGTGCTATGAAAACCAATGCTGATGTCTGTAAAAGAATCGAAAAACAAGGCTTCTTTGGAAGACTGACGCTTTTAAATCCTGATAAAGTAGCGGCTCGGTGTATTCGGCAGTTATTTAAAAAAGATTCCGTAATTATGGTCAATCCAATAAGCTGGCTGATGATGAAGATTCTTCCCATATGGATTAAGCTTCCCCTGATGACTCAAGCGATAAAAAGAGAGATCGAGGCATGAAAAAAGTTTTTGTAACCGGAGCTACCGGGCTTCTGGGAACCAATGTTATCATTAAATTATTACAAAATGGTTATTCTGTTATTGCTCTGGTGCGCCAGAAAAGCAAATATCTGGGTGAAGAAAATGAAAACCTGAAACTGATTGAAGGTTGTATAAGCTCTGATCTGTCATTATATCTTGCCAATGTTGACTGTATCATTCATATAGCTGCAGAAACGAATCAGAACCTGATCCGTTATGAAGAGTATAAAAAAGTAAATTATGATATTACGGTGAATTTGTTCTCTCAGGCGGAAGCTTGTGGGGTAGAACGATTTTTGTTTGTGAGTTCGGCCAATACGATTGGATATGGAAGCCAGGAACATCCAGGAAATGAAGAAGAGCTTCAGAAATACCCTTTCACAGATTCTTTTTATGCACAAAGTAAACTGAATGCTGAAACTTACCTTTTGAAGAACTGTAAAAATACAAAAGTGGTCATTTTAAATCCCACCTTCATGATTGGGGCTTACGATACAAAACCAAGTTCCGGAAAGTTGATTTTTTGGGCCTGGAAAAAGAAACTGATCTTTTACCCAAAGGGAGGGAAGAACTTTGTTCATGTAGAAGACGCAGCCAATGGCGTAATGAATGCTATGGAAAATGGAAAGAATGGCGAAAAATATTTATTAGCCAATGAAAATTTAAACTATAGACAGTTTTTTGAAAAAATAAATGAAGCTGCTAATCAAACCCCAATGATGATTTCTATTCCCAATCTATTATTGAATATTTTAGGATGGGTAGGGGATATTCTGAGAAGATTAGAAATAAAAACCAACCTCTGCACTTCTAATATGAAAGCACTCCAGATTCATAACTATTACACTAACCAAAAGTCGGTAGATGAGCTGAAAATTCAATATCAACCGATCAATAAGGCCATAGAAGATGCAATTAATTATTTTAAATCGAAAGAAAATGAAGAGTTGGTTTCATGATATTTAAACGGAAAGCCCGTTCTCATGAAATGGATCTTTTACGATGATAATATCCTTTCATACGATTCATCCGGAAATACAAAAAAACCGACAAAAGCCGGTTTTTAAATTTTAATATTTTGTTTCCTATGGATTGCTTTGTATTTTTTGAGTGATATTTTTATTGGAAACTATACAGGCTTTACTACAATTATTAGCACTGGAAATATTAACTTGTATTAATCCCGGCATAGATCGATAGTCTTCATGATTATAAGGACTTTCAGAACCATCTCTTCCTCCGCCTTTGATGTCATATCTTATTTTGGCTACTCCTGTAAATCCGTTAGCAGGTTTAAAAGCTAATTTTCCGGTGGCTGGATAATAGGTCCATGTTCCTTCGCTATTGGTGTAGACCCCTCCGCTTATATTAGGAATAACAGCACCATTAATATCTAAAAACCGGAATGAGTTAAAATCAATATTATTATAAGAAGCTACAGGTGGATTTTGACCATTTTTTGAGGTATAAGCGGCATCATTCAGAAGGGGAGAGTAAATGGATTTTATTCCCGGACATCCTGCAAACAGATCATCAGTAACTTCAGCGGCATAAGGTCTGGTAACGCCCAGGTTTTTTAGCAGGTGTATATTTTTAGCATCTCCGGTTGAAGCTGCAAATCCAATCCTGAACGTAGAAGGAGGAGAAGTGTCCAGTGTTCTTACCTGATTATTTTGCATAGCATTCTCTGTATATTTTAAAGAGGTAGGATAATAGTAGCTATCAATAACCTTTTCTTTGACAGCGCCGTGCTGAATCTCTACCGTGATATTATAACCACCCGCAGGATTAGGAACTAAAGTAATATAAGCCTTACGGAATCTGGCATCAGACTCATTCTGAGGAATTGAATTTCCTCCGTTTTCCATAGTAAACTTGCTAAAAGTGGAATTTTGAGTAGCAATATGCTTTCCGGTCTGAACATTTAAATATATTGAACGGTTGTTGCTTGAAGGAGAAGCGTTGGTTGCTGTACTGTAAAGCAACGGATAACCATTGTATCCGGCAGGTTCCGAAGATGAAAGATACTGATTCCCGCGTT
This Chryseobacterium sp. G0162 DNA region includes the following protein-coding sequences:
- a CDS encoding helix-turn-helix domain-containing protein; this translates as MNTSEFNSFIVILIYGSLVLLSLLNIANPLKVNRKANFWFGIFLFLWSTFWLDEVLFLITGSVIEFHSLFPIRIVQYLTPVFFYFSVLFHTNPSFRFKITDVKFLVLPAVFVVFLVLVKLGYTHPFEFLSIILILVQALFYTVLSYITIRKHQRNIQQFSSNTEGINLNWLEYIILVILAVNIIYVVYNLFYDPKSLNFFINAVFLVVIYCVGYYSLKQKEIYPLEEKQREELISIQDDVDSEEVKRKLMPDEELIRIKTQLEHMMETKKPYLDSDLNLIKLADMLTVTTHHLSYVINTGFQKNFFQYVNEFRVEYAKQLLKDSGSKLSILGIAYESGFNSKTSFNTTFKKVTGQTPSEFKK
- a CDS encoding DNA gyrase/topoisomerase IV subunit A produces the protein MTTEEYSHEGESLKKVSGLYKDWFLDYASYVILDRAIPSVFDGLKPVQRRIMHSMRELEDGRYNKVANIVGNTMKYHPHGDASITDAMVQVGQKELLIDTQGNWGNIYTGDSAAAARYIEARLTPFALEVVFNPKTTEWTKSYDGRNNEPVDLPVKFPLLLAQGVEGIGVGLSTKILPHNFNELINASVAYLKGKKFEIYPDFLTAGYLDVSEYNDGHRGGKVRARAKITQTDKHLLVISELPYSKTTSDLIDSILKANEKGKIKIKKIEDNTSDKVEILIHIHNDVSPDKTIDALYAFTDCQVTISPNACVIVGDKPMFMNVSDILKMNTDHTVSLLKKELEIELHELQESWHFSSLERIFIENRIYHDIEEVKTWEDVLKTIDKGLKPHTKHLLRAVTEEDLLRLTEIRIKRISRFDLDKFKENIASLEGKIEQVKHHLANLIAYAIEYYLNIQKKYGKDRQRKTELRIFDTIDATKVAVANEKFYANFEEGFIGTSLKKDQYMFDCSDIDDIITFRKDGSMKVVKVEAKTFIGKDILHVAIWKKNDKRTVYNMIYREGREGPYYMKRFSVTGVTRNTDYPLASDKKGSETLYFSANPNGEAETVTVLLKPNPRIRKNKMEINFSDLAIKGRDSKGNLVTKYAVKKVDLKEEGVSTLAPRRIWFDDTVRRLNADVRGTLLGSFKGDDKILTINTNGEVKLVSFDLGNRFDDDYLVLEKWKPEQPITCIYYDGEKQIYFIKRFLLENTVNVQTFMPSEHPNSFIENVIVANDVTAEIIFAKDKGKERDPETINIDEFITIKGIKAIGNQFTKFKIKAINITIPEPVEEEPEVYEDPEPAGDMDEDGGIIGDLFQGEEENEAE
- a CDS encoding rhomboid family intramembrane serine protease, producing MDIFVLIIIAVTCVFSYMGFNNTVLFEKYKFNVGAITNRKEYIRLISSAFLHADFMHLFFNMLSLYFFQGVVVHFFGKVGFLIIYFGSMILGNLFSLQIYQKQPWYSAIGASGAVSGIIFASIAMAPNEISVNFLPGWLFGTLYFGYSVYMMLNPKQWDNLGHAAHLGGAFFGLVYSIVLHPQLAMSNILYLGVMSLPLIYLGYQIFIRKRIR
- a CDS encoding SDR family NAD(P)-dependent oxidoreductase, with translation MDTKESYAVVTGASQGLGKAFAENLARKNINLILVSLPGQNLKELSRNLEEKYPIKAYCYEVDLSINENVMKLTEWLNSSFNIHILINNSGLGGTKKFTEATPDYINTILQVNVTATSLITHQLLPNLLKQPKAYILNVSSMAAFSPIGFKTVYPASKSFIHSFSRGLHEELKDTNVFVSVVNPGAMKTNADVCKRIEKQGFFGRLTLLNPDKVAARCIRQLFKKDSVIMVNPISWLMMKILPIWIKLPLMTQAIKREIEA
- a CDS encoding NAD-dependent epimerase/dehydratase family protein; its protein translation is MKKVFVTGATGLLGTNVIIKLLQNGYSVIALVRQKSKYLGEENENLKLIEGCISSDLSLYLANVDCIIHIAAETNQNLIRYEEYKKVNYDITVNLFSQAEACGVERFLFVSSANTIGYGSQEHPGNEEELQKYPFTDSFYAQSKLNAETYLLKNCKNTKVVILNPTFMIGAYDTKPSSGKLIFWAWKKKLIFYPKGGKNFVHVEDAANGVMNAMENGKNGEKYLLANENLNYRQFFEKINEAANQTPMMISIPNLLLNILGWVGDILRRLEIKTNLCTSNMKALQIHNYYTNQKSVDELKIQYQPINKAIEDAINYFKSKENEELVS